The genomic stretch ggcccacggtgatgtatgtgctatatatgCCTACCACTAAAATCTTCTtatggaccataaaagttttggattaagctgatttatatattttttcactttcctctaaggtccatgtgaccttaagggcttgtttggccgggcagattagatgggattagttggtattagagtggattgcacggatttcaaaATAATGATAGCTgcatcagtggattggtgcaagatctatgggattgctatattttGGGAGTGCGATATCGGGTCTATATGGCACGCCCAgctaatcccgggattaaaccttccaatccctttcaaccCCTCGAACCAAACATATCCCagacaattttgaagggattagggtgaattggatgagatttaaaggtaatgatagtgatgtcagtgaattgtcttaagatctatgggattgctatatcccaggataaggatctgcccggccaaacaggccccagGGACAGGTTGTatgaagaatgaaaatcacaGCGGGCTCAGAAAAGGCTTCAATGGTGTACATCATTATCTCCCCTGTTTTCCGTACTTGCTTTGGATATGACACAATTGTTGTCTCGTGCCGGCACATGATCTTGGAAAagatatggacggcgtggacaagACACATACATCTAAAGTGGGACCTGCTGCCATTACTATATGCTATATGGTACTGAGTTGCTCAGTAAGCAATCACCTTCCGTTCAAAGGTAAGCGAAGTGGCTGGTGTGTGGGTGTGCTTAGTGCCAAGGCGAGCGCTGACGCCCCTCCAGCTCCaagttgatgtatttattatatccacaccgttcatccatttggtgagatcattttcgATCATTAGTTCAAAagtacaaagctcaagtggaccatactacaaatattAGCAGAGACAATGATTCTCACGTTTAAAACATTTGTgggccaccgtaatatttattttctccaatttattcataaggtcacacatgagtaaaaacaaatatcatattgatccaaaacttctgtgaccccaagagggtttcaatggtagacgttcaatcccccactaaattttgcagtgtggtccacttaatcttttgatCTGTCATATTTTTCGGATTAACAGTTAcaaaaatctctccaaatggacagacggtttggatataaccaaTACCTCGTTAAGTGACCCACACAACTTAGTGACGTCATCACAGAGCCATTTAAgtggcgtgtggtacaccagtcaatctaCTTCCCGTTCAAACATAGCAGGTTTGGTGTGGGCCCTATCTTCGTATGGTTCTAATCTATATATAGTCCCCCAGACTCACATCCTCATCCCACTCCAAACCTAAGTAAGCATGGCATTCCTTGTGATCCTCCTCTTCCTACCTCTTATATACCTCTTCCTACGTAAACCATCTCCCAAAAACCTTCCCCCGGGTCCATTTGCATGGCCCATCATAGGAACCCTCCTACCCAAGCTCAAAAAACAGCCCCACATCGAACTCTCCAAGCTAGCCAATACCTATGGCCCACTCATGCTCCTCAAGTTCGGGGTCGAGCCCGTGGTCGTTGCATCGAGCCACACCGCAGCAATGGAAGTCCTCAAGGACCAGGACCGCGTCCTATCAGGCCGCTTCGCACCCCACAGCACCCGCATCAAGGGCTACATCGAGCACTCCATGGTGTGGGCCGATTGTACGGATTACTGGAAGATGATACGTAAGATATGCAGGACAGAGCTCTTCTCGACCAAGATGTTAGACGCGCAAGCGTCCGCAAGAGAGGCGAAAGTCGTTGAACTGATCGAATTCCTCCGTCGCAAGGACGGTGAGGTCGTGAAGTTCGCTGACGTGATCTTCGGTGCTATTTTGAATGTGCTCGGTGCACTCATTTTCAATAAGGATGTTTTTGATTTTGAGGACAAGACGGATAATAACTTGGGAATGAAAGGGATGATTCGGCAGCTGATGATCTTGGCGTCGATCCCGAATCTGGCCGATCTGTATCCGATCCTCGGTCGTTCGGATCTCCAGGGGCTGAGGAAAGCATCAGCGGTGTGTGTGAAGCGGATGAACGATTCATGGGCTGGGATCGTGAAGGAACGAAGGGCGAGTAACGATCAATCCAAGAATGATTTCTTGCAAGTGCTGATCGACGCTGGATTTACCGATGCACAGATCGACGCCATGCTATTGGTTTGCACTCTTTCCATCTGGATTTTATCTTATTTGGTACTATaagatcgacctcatgggaacttcccattaggtctagttgtgtgggcccaccttgatttccatcgaacatcaacactgcatttgatgggtcccctttacttcatgggatatcccaaaaatcagcctgtaTGTAACTCAGGTGAGGCATATCATATAAACCCATGGGAAGACATGCTTAACACATATAAAAgtacctggtggggcccacctgagctttggatgtttcTGAATCTTGTTCTGACACCTAATCCAAGTGGTacatacacaatggatggtctggatttgtgaaacacatcttaATGGGCCCACCCTATAAATGAtagtgaatgttttaatggaagggtaactAGTCTCAACTACTGTATGCGGTGTGGCTGATTTTTAAtcccgtggcccaccatagaatgatgcatctgactgatgagaTTGATGTTCgacgaacatcacggtgggtccacacagctcgatctcGTATTAACATTACCCTCTTTATTACTCTCACATTTTACATTAATTTGGAATGAAATGATGTTTAATTATTCTCACATTTTATATTAATTTGGAATGAATATGATGTGTGCCGCTGCCACTTGCATTTAGAGTGTAGCGGCAATTTCGTGATTAAAGGGTATCTTATATTTGTCTTGTCACTTTCGAGAGTCAGTGTCAAACGTACGTCCGTCCGCACCCACTGGGGCCACATCCTGAGATGGTCCGGTGATTTGAACCGTACTATTCTCTTTACTGCCATAGATCGTCTAAGATCCCTGTTTTAACCTATTTTTTCCTAAAACCACTAATCTCTGTGGGGTCCATGACGTTGTATACCTTTCctgtggtccactagagttttggatcaggataattTTAGGGGGTGttttggagcatgggattagatgagtttaagtgggatggaattaccaaaatgtaatgattacattgTGTAGGGTTTGTCTCGTAATCCCATGGACTGAGGCCatcccactccatgtttgggaaatgGGTTGACATCTCATTTTGCTAATCCCGGTTGGTGCTCTAtaagctccaccatgatgtatgtgtttcatccgtgctgtccacccattcttccatgtcattttatggtatgagcttaaaaataagtttgatccaaatctcaagtggaccacatagtcctatgaggtttttaatgatttaattcaatcactattgttttcccatggtgtggtccaccttagatttatatttaCCTCatatttatatctacctcattttttggatgaagcctaaaaattatatttcaaaatagatggacaacatggataaaatacatatatcatggtagagttcacatagcactgaccactggCTACACGAAATCCAAAGTATGCTGATATAAACTTTTGTTCCAGCGTTGATTCCAAGAAGGGCTTCACAGCCCATACCTTGTGTAATTCCTAAACACACCTTGCAATGATCCATAGAATCTCGAAACCCACTTCCACCAAAACCAACTTAAACCCATGCCCCAAACGCCCCTTAGGGCCAATTTGGccggcggattggaagggattgaaaggaATTGAAAGGTAAATCCCCgaattggccgggcatgccaaatagAATTGGTTTACGGGATATAGCAATTCCATGGGTTTGCCAgcatccactgacatcaccatcattactttAAAATCCATCCGATCTACCCTAATCCTGTTCAATTTTCCTTTagacgtgtttggtttgatggATTAGAAGGGCAATCTCGGGATTGGACGGCCGTGCCAAACCTACTCAGTGATCTAATTCATAGATATAGCGATCCCATGGATCTTGCACAATCATTACCTTGAACGTGATGCCACCCACCTGAATACCATTCAATCCATGCCACCACGCACATATTCCGTACACTTGTTTTTAAAAAGCCGTGGAAACGGAaatgttcaccattgaaaccctaccggggatgaccatgatgtttatacaccatccaaaccattcgtatGGTTATTACCACACGGATAAACCGGAGGTAGAAGTAtcatcctaatacaaaacttctgtcacagctaggcgttcaatcctcacggtttggtgtagtgtggcccacatgatatttggatctaaATATTTTTTAGAATAATATCGTATTTTTGACTTGAAaaaatatggacggagtggatttgtcagatACATCTCTATGAGCCCCACATAGCTGCCCGCGGTCACACCCCCAtccaaatcggattgcgtactgagtaacgattgcgtactgagtaaactcggttgggaCTAATGTGTGTaggtatccacgccgtccatccgtttattgGTTGGTAAGAAAATTGAAGCATgcccaaagctcaactggaccacaccacaggaaacagtgggaataaagacttccaccgttgaaaccttggtagggcccacagtgatgtttatttgtcatccaacctgttaataagataaaaaaaaagacatggatgaagggaaaacacaaataaccgattgatacaaaacttccttGGCCCCGAGATATTTTTGACTGTAGaattttaattcacactgtttcctgtggtgaggtccacttgagatttggatatactttgttTTTAGAATAGATAtctaaattatctgttaaaatggatggacggagtggataaaatatataaatcatggtggaccccacagagtttactccgtacgcAATCCCCCTCCCACGGTTTTCACGTCGTCAATATTGACTGCTGAAGGAAGTACCCCTGTTTACTCTTCTAATCACGAGAATGCCATTACTAGTATTTACTAAAAAGAGAATCCCTTTATGCTCTGGCGGAGGgtaatggatgatacacaggcactacaattaactaaaatgataCGAATCATTTTAAGCAgcacccaaacagacccttaattACATGCTAATCCATCTTTGTGCTGACAGGAAACATTCGGACCCGGATCCGACACCAGTACCTCCACCATCGAGTGGGCCATGGCAGAACTTCTAAGGAACCCCACCAAGCTGAGAAAGGTCCGAGAAGAACTAGACAAGGTGATCGGACCAAACAGAGCCGTCAAAGAATCTGACCTGCCCCATCTTCCTTACCTCCATGCATGCGTGAAAGAGACGCTTCGGTTACACCCTCCGGTCACATTTCTCCTGCCCCACCGAGCCATCGAGACCTGTGAGGTGATGAACTACACCGTCCCTAAAGACTGTCAGCTTATGGTGAATACTTACGCAATCGGTAGAGACCCGAAGACCTGGCCAAACC from Magnolia sinica isolate HGM2019 chromosome 17, MsV1, whole genome shotgun sequence encodes the following:
- the LOC131231423 gene encoding probable (S)-N-methylcoclaurine 3'-hydroxylase isozyme 2 — protein: MAFLVILLFLPLIYLFLRKPSPKNLPPGPFAWPIIGTLLPKLKKQPHIELSKLANTYGPLMLLKFGVEPVVVASSHTAAMEVLKDQDRVLSGRFAPHSTRIKGYIEHSMVWADCTDYWKMIRKICRTELFSTKMLDAQASAREAKVVELIEFLRRKDGEVVKFADVIFGAILNVLGALIFNKDVFDFEDKTDNNLGMKGMIRQLMILASIPNLADLYPILGRSDLQGLRKASAVCVKRMNDSWAGIVKERRASNDQSKNDFLQVLIDAGFTDAQIDAMLLETFGPGSDTSTSTIEWAMAELLRNPTKLRKVREELDKVIGPNRAVKESDLPHLPYLHACVKETLRLHPPVTFLLPHRAIETCEVMNYTVPKDCQLMVNTYAIGRDPKTWPNPLSFTPERFLESDVDYQGNDFHYIPFGAGRRICPGLSLATRVVRLILGSLIHTFEWSLPNGMNPDELDMTDKFGLALLKDEPLLVIPKARA